The sequence tccttagATTAAGTTATTCAGAATCCATGGGATTTCAAACATGTCAGGACTATAAATTCAGACCTTGCCCTGAGAGAAATACAAATGGAATAAGGATTGAAATATCCTTTTAAGATGCTAATAGCACTGTTTTCCACAATACAGAGAGGTGTTTATTCTACTCTTTTCATAAAAGGTTTTCTCAAGCCCATGTTACTCTTCAGTAAGAGGACAATACCTAAGAGCTGCTATTCCTATGTTTGAggtatttatataaatattaccAAATTGGCTACAGACGTACTTGCACATCTCTTCAAGCATGCACAGTTACCTTCCATGCCCACTATGCTGCAAGTCTGTTTTACTCAAAATGTAGAGGATGTAACTCTGCAGTTACAACATGAAGCAAAATCAGATAGCATCATCTCTGGAGTATAAACCTCATATATATATGAATCAGGAGACTCAAAGCTTTGAGAGCATTAATTCAAACcactagaaaggaaaaaaaaaaaggctctgcCATGCAGTATGGATACGTCTTTCTCATTATAACTTCAAGCTGTGCTAGGGACATTACTCATCTCACTGATCCTTATCCATCTAAAGCCCTTGTTAGTTGTTTAGATACCTTTGTAGCCAAGGAAAAGAGAGCACTTCAAAATGAGTATTAGATGAGGTACCTTATGTCCAATAATAACTCcattctgtgtgatttttttttcttttaaagctttaaCTCATATTGGTTTCACAAGACAATAAATCCATAGGAGAAAAAtcctctttaaaaaatgaagaggtTGACATTTACTTTGAAATTGTCCCCTCCtgcatacaaaaatatattgaaaatcATCACAAGTCTAGCTAACGAAACATTCTGAGTCAAGAATTTTGACCCTCATAGGCAAATTTACTATCACTTGGTTTCACTTTAGTATTATCTTTTGCTGACTGAAACCTACTAGCTGTCTTTCCTAACCCCCCTGGATTACAGTATCTATAGATACAATGGATTCAATACAGTGAatgaaatgaaagacaaaaggaaaaacacaaatacCAGCCACGGTTCTTGCTGGAACAGATTCTTTGTTGATCCAAAACACAACTTGAGACAAGACTACAGTCATGATGCATGGAATGTATGTCTGAATGAGATAGTAGcctattttcctttgcagatgGAAATAGAGCAGCTGGAGTGAATATTCGCCTAAAACAAACAAGTAATGAaaggaatgaatgaataaatgaatgaatgaatgaattaatGAACGGCAGATGTGATGCTGAGCTGTTCAAAGACCTTAATACAGCATACCAAAAACTGTCCTGGCTGGAACAGACTCCTTGTTAATCCAGAAAGACACCTGAGAAAGAATGACTGTCATAATGCAAGGAGTGTATATCTGTATCATGAAGTAGCCCATCTTCCTTTGCAAGTGGAAATAAACTGTCATGATTACATATTCACCTGGTAAGAGACAAGTATGTCAGCATTATTTTGGCAACATGTCAGTGAACATTATTGGCTTAAACCCAACATAATATGCTCTGATGAAATCACAGACCTCCTaatgcataataaaaataagctgcttaaaaaaaggtaaagtgACCTTATGGAAACAGAGCAGAATAATATTCATTTTATGTATTGTTTTTACTGGGGTGGAGATGCAGTGCAAATTCTTATGAATCTCATGAAAAATTCTGGATTTTATGTAttataattttgtatttgtattgaAAAACTGTCTTTTAATGGTTAGAGTCTGTCCAAGTTTTACATTCTAAAATGGCAAAAgataattaatttcattctatatgaaaaaaatccccctgTAATACATTATTAAGATGTTTCACAACAGCAGTACTTCCCACAAGCTCCATCTTACCTGTGTTAGATTTAATTGTTTCACTAGATACAGTTTGTCCTATGAGGTCATATTGGAGAAGACTGGAAGACTCCTGTGGTACTTCTACTGAATGCAATGGTCCTTTTTTCCAAgtataaattatttcactttttggATAAGCATCTGAGTAACAAAGGGGAAAATTACCATTACTAATTACGTATTTTATAAGCAATTGAAAAAGTAAGTAGAATAATCCCTTTTGTAGCTCAATTGCCCACAGAAACATGCATCCTACTCCAGTACGTTCCTAATCTCATTactgacaaaatgaaaaaaaaaaaaaaaagcaacaataaGAGAATGGCTGAGGTGGGACCTGAGATGAACTAGCTTTTGCATCTTAATTTGCTATAAAACATACACATTGACTACCACAGCTCaactaaatattttcaaaattgatTACCACAGACTAcgtattttcaaaattataagtACTACAGTAAATGTAGCAGAGGTTTTGAGATTTGTTGAAGGACCAACTTTGACTACTGGAAGTGTAAgaataataaacaataaaacatGATCCAACAGTCACCTTTCAGTGAATAAATCCACGTCCATATGAATGGTCTGAGTCtcagaaaaacaagtaaaattcTAGTATAAAAATACAACTTAAAATTTCACCTATGACACTAAGTAATATCTTAGGATCTTCTGACCTTCTGATCAAATGTGTTACTTTAACAAACTGAAAGATACAGAAAAACTTACAGCTTCCAAATTTCAGTGGACAAGCATGTCCATCCATTGGGAAGTTCACCAGTCGCATAGGACAATCAGCATTAATGGTTAGTCTAGAATACACAGTTGTAGACAATGAAAAATTATGGTATGTAGGAAAATGCTGATAGAATCAAAAATACAGGTCaaccaaaagcaaaagaacaagTTCTCACCTCATTGTGTAAAGAATAGTTCCATTCTGCATAATTCTGAAAAGTTTGTTAGGAGTTGTCATATTGTGagcaattgatttttttccatttctaaaaaATGTGTCTGGTGTCCAAATTTTACTGACCATTAAATTGTTCAGTCTCAAAATTTCAGTTGGCCCACTAAACTTCAACCTCTCGTCAGTCCACGTCTGACGAAAAAAGACATCCATTGTGTATTCctatggaaaagaaacaggGGTTGACTTCTGTGTAGGGgtcagcaggggctgtggggacagtaACTCCACAAGACAACCTAACACACATGCCAGTGGCATTTCATTTACTGCTCACTCACTTGATCCTATTAAGTAGTTACTAAAATTAGTAACTTCGATTAAGTACTTACTAAAAAAAGTCATCCATGAAAACATATCCTATTTTCTTATTATTCGAAGAATAAGTGAACATGAATTTGACATGagtatgggaaaaaaaaacaaccatcaTTGTACTCTCTTAGATAGTAATTTAATTCAAAGTGACAGAATTctaagaaaatacaaatgtcTAACTTTCAAAGTCGAAGACTAAACTATCAATGTTTAATTgcctgaaacaaaaaaataagctCAGTGACTCTTCCACAGTTTCCTTTGGATAGTCGCAAAGTAAGGACTGATCTGAGTCACATCACAGGATTATGGTGTCAAGTCAATATTAATTGATGGGACTCTTCTTCAAGAATTCTTAGTAATATTTTCACAAGCCTTCAGAAAAGAGCTCTCTACAAAAGTTGCTTAGGAAACAGAGCTAAATCTGGCCAGGGGCAAGTTTTGTAAGAACGCAAGGTTATGCCTTCTCTTAGACTGACTGGTGAAGAGCAGTGGAAAAACTTTAGTAGTCCTTGGAGCCCACAGTTCCCAGCCTGCAAACTGGACTGCAAGCTCAGGTGAGCTGGTGTTAGAGGAGTGCACAAGGGCAAAAATAGCAGCCCAAGTCAATCTCTGGAAAAAGAACAGCAATGGCATCCTCTCTTCCATAGCTTAACATGCTGCTGGGGGCTACTGCTGTAGTTGCCACAGCTCACCCAAGTCGCAGCTGCCCGAGTTTGGGGCACACAGTCTGACCAGGGGCAGCTGTGTCAGCAATGGCACCACTCCCCTGCAGAAGCGCATACGGCTGCCTGGACCAGGCAGCgttctgccaggctgtgctgggacacgGGTGCTCACCATCCTCTTCTCTGGGTTAAAGAGCCTCTTTTACCTGCAGCCCGCGCCCTCACCTGAGGCTGGGTGCGCCCAGCCCCGGCGAGGCCGGGAAATAGCTGTATGCAGCTCTGGCcaaactgctctgctgggccCTAGAGATTGTCTAAGAGATTAAGCCTCGTAATCTGCTTTAATGACGGTCAACTCAGATGCCACCGTAATGAATCCCGGGAAAACAGAGCAGGGGAGGCGAGCGGGGCCCTTACCATCTCCACGTCGGACACCGGCCCGAAGCTGGTCACGTAGATGTCCGTCTTGACTTCAGTCACGGCGCCTGCGGGACACggacaggggctgggagaggagcgGCGGCCCCGGTTCGAGGGCAGCGGAGACGGCCCGCAAgggccggggctgcggggcaCAGGCAGCTTGGCTGCTCTGCCGCCGCTTTTGGGGCTCCACCGCCTCCCTCCTGCCACGGCTGCGGGACGAGCCGCttctggccccccccccccccccccccccccccccccccccccccccccccccccccccccccccccccccccccccccccccccccccccccccccccccccccccccccccccccccccccccccccccccccccccccccccccccccccccccccccccccccccccccccccccccccccccccccccccccccccccccccccccccccccccccccccccccccccccccccccccccccccccccccccccccccccccccccgcttcgGCTCGGGGCACCGGAGCGCTGCCCCTCGCCCTTCCCCACCCGCCGGCTCCCGGAACGGACGGCGCTTCCCCGCTACCTCCAAATCCCGGCCGGAGCCTGTTGTCGTAGCCGTCCAACAACTTGTCGAGGATCCGAGTGATGTTTTCCGAGTAGAGGTCCGCCTCGTCGCTCTGCTCCCCCAGCGCCGTCCCCAAGCTGCGGGGAGAGGCGAGTCCCCGTCAGTCCCGAGGCCGAAATCG is a genomic window of Ficedula albicollis isolate OC2 chromosome 13, FicAlb1.5, whole genome shotgun sequence containing:
- the GABRA6 gene encoding gamma-aminobutyric acid receptor subunit alpha-6, which gives rise to MALLLAWACVAVSLGTALGEQSDEADLYSENITRILDKLLDGYDNRLRPGFGGAVTEVKTDIYVTSFGPVSDVEMEYTMDVFFRQTWTDERLKFSGPTEILRLNNLMVSKIWTPDTFFRNGKKSIAHNMTTPNKLFRIMQNGTILYTMRLTINADCPMRLVNFPMDGHACPLKFGSYAYPKSEIIYTWKKGPLHSVEVPQESSSLLQYDLIGQTVSSETIKSNTGEYVIMTVYFHLQRKMGYFMIQIYTPCIMTVILSQVSFWINKESVPARTVFGITTVLTMTTLSISARHSLPKVSYATAMDWFIAVCFAFVFSALIEFAAVNYFTNLQTQRAMRKAARAAALAAALSAATVPAEDEIVSHSDSNSNLKKRVNSITSQAEQSPEPSIISNTAAQGQPLAVPPPAPPQPPVIGGASKIDQYSRILFPVAFAGFNLVYWVVYLSKDTMEFFEPSAMHFRNDPQSN